A genomic window from Gossypium hirsutum isolate 1008001.06 chromosome D10, Gossypium_hirsutum_v2.1, whole genome shotgun sequence includes:
- the LOC107914466 gene encoding probable pectinesterase/pectinesterase inhibitor 51, protein MPSSPPQPPHPNHNIPSKNPLRKPACRLLLISMSAFLLLSLLSLALFFTLSSSHRHHLQQHPPQNTSQIRLACHSTRFPQPCESSLTLPPNPTSLQIILSAISVSSHNLKTGQSMVKSILESSKGNLNRTNAASICDEILSNSDYRINSTVDALSRGKIKDARAWMSAALCYQYDCWGALKYANDTQLVNQTMAFLDSLTQHTSNALSMMAAYDNYGDNINSWAPPKTERDGFYEKGSGGTELVFDGGFPTGLKSDVTVCKDGSGGCYKTVQEAVNAAPDNAEAGRRFVIEIKEGVYEETVRVPLAKKNVVFLGEGRGKTVITGSLNVGQPGMTTYESATVGVLGDGFMASGLTIKNTAGPDAHQAVAFRSDSDLSVIENCEFIGNQDTLYAHSLRQFYNKCQIQGNVDFIFGNSAAVFQECEILVVPRQLNPQKGETNAITAHGRTDPAQSTGHIFHNCSLNGTDDYMKYYYSNPKVHKNFLGRPWKEYSRTVYINCVMGDLISPQGWLPWSGDFALKTLFYGEYQNSGPGSNMSARVPWSTPIPGQNVYTYSVQNFIQGDQWIPTKA, encoded by the exons ATGCCCTCATCTCCACCACAACCACCCCACCCAAATCATAATATACCTTCCAAAAACCCGCTCCGGAAACCCGCTTGTCGCCTTCTGCTCATCTCAATGTCTgcttttcttctcctttctcttctttctctcgCTCTTTTCTTCACCCTCTCTTCTTCCCATCGCCACCATCTCCAACAACACCCACCTCAAAATACTTCTCAAATCCGCCTCGCCTGCCACTCCACTCGTTTTCCTCAACCTTGTGAATCCTCTCTAACACTCCCTCCCAACCCCACTTCCCTCCAAATCATCCTCTCCGCCATTTCTGTCTCTTCCCACAACCTCAAAACCGGACAATCCATGGTGAAATCCATCCTCGAATCCTCCAAAGGCAACCTTAACCGCACCAACGCCGCTTCCATCTGTGATGAAATCCTTTCCAACTCTGATTACCGCATCAACTCGACCGTCGACGCGTTATCACGTGGCAAGATCAAGGACGCACGTGCATGGATGAGCGCCGCCCTTTGCTACCAATACGATTGCTGGGGCGCCCTCAAGTACGCAAATGACACCCAATTGGTCAACCAAACCATGGCGTTCTTGGACTCTTTGACGCAGCACACCAGCAACGCGTTAAGCATGATGGCCGCTTACGATAATTACGGGGACAACATCAATTCGTGGGCCCCACCCAAAACGGAACGGGACGGGTTCTACGAGAAAGGGTCGGGCGGAACGGAACTGGTGTTCGACGGGGGTTTCCCGACGGGATTAAAGTCGGACGTAACGGTGTGCAAAGACGGGAGCGGAGGGTGTTACAAGACGGTGCAAGAGGCGGTGAACGCGGCGCCGGATAATGCAGAAGCGGGGCGACGGTTCGTGATAGAGATAAAGGAAGGGGTGTACGAGGAAACGGTGAGGGTTCCGTTGGCGAAGAAAAATGTGGTGTTCTTGGGGGAGGGGAGGGGTAAAACCGTTATTACAGGTTCTCTAAATGTGGGGCAGCCTGGAATGACCACTTACGAGTCTGCGACAGTCG GAGTACTTGGGGATGGATTTATGGCCAGCGGCCTCACCATCAAGAACACAGCAGGCCCCGATGCTCACCAAGCAGTAGCCTTCCGATCAGATAGCGATCTCTCTGTCATCGAGAACTGTGAATTCATAGGAAATCAAGATACACTTTATGCTCACTCGCTCCGCCAATTCTACAACAAGTGCCAGATTCAGGGGAACGTGGATTTCATCTTCGGAAACTCAGCTGCTGTATTCCAAGAATGTGAAATATTGGTTGTTCCACGGCAGTTAAATCCCCAAAAAGGTGAGACCAATGCCATCACAGCTCATGGCAGAACCGATCCTGCTCAATCAACTGGTCACATTTTCCATAACTGCTCCCTCAATGGCACGGATGACTACATGAAATACTACTATAGCAACCCTAAAGTGCACAAGAACTTTTTGGGAAGGCCATGGAAGGAATATTCAAGGACGGTTTACATAAACTGTGTGATGGGAGATCTTATTTCTCCGCAGGGATGGTTGCCATGGAGTGGTGACTTCGCATTGAAAACACTTTTCTACGGAGAATATCAGAATTCAGGACCGGGTTCAAACATGTCAGCAAGAGTTCCATGGAGTACTCCAATTCCTGGACAGAATGTATATACTTACTCTGTCCAAAATTTCATTCAAGGAGATCAGTGGATTCCAACAAAAGCTTGA
- the LOC107915360 gene encoding uncharacterized protein — protein MWREKGISLICDGWTDAQRQPLINFMVVSEGGVVFLKAVNYEKEYKDKFYVTTLIKDAISEVGAQNVVQVITDNAPICKDVGSLVETQHPHIFWTPCVVHTLNLALKNICAAKNIEKNEVTYDVLCWINNVGDDAIFIRNFIMNHSMRLAIFNSFVPLKLLTVVDTLFASTIVMLKRFKLIKRGLQNMVIGDEWSTYREDDISKAYLVKEKILDDLWCDKVDYILTFTEPINDMLRIMDTDKPTLHLVYEMWDEMIEKVNTSIYKHEGKKGDKRSTFYEVVYDILIDRWTKSSTPLHCMAHSLNPSDWLNEVPNHLPPLKDVEISEERNKCLRRYFPSTEERNMVFQEKTLHYKGENKMWDIRGDVFDSFEGVGILGVASLSLDEPDMEMVIFANEEEDMENANAMN, from the exons ATGTGGAGGGAAAAAGGTATTAGTCTTATATGTGATGGATGGACGGATGCACAAAGACAACCGTTGATTAACTTTATGGTTGTTTCTGAAGGTGGAGTCGTTTTCTTGAAAGCCgtcaattatgaaaaggaataCAAGGATAAGTTTTACGTGACAACTTTAATTAAAGATGCCATAAGTGAGGTTGGGGCACAAAATGTTGTTCAAGTAATAACCGACAATGCACCAATTTGTAAAGACGTGGGATCATTAGTAGAGACACAACATCCTCATATCTTTTGGACACCTTGTGTGGTACATACTCTTAATCTTGCTCTTAAAAATATATGTGCTGCAAAAAATATCGAAAAGAATGAGGTTACATATGATGTTTTGTGTTGGATAAATAATGTTGGTGATGATGCTATCTTTATAAGAAACTTCATAATGAATCACTCTATGAGGTTGGCAATATTTAATTCTTTTGTGCCTTTGAAACTACTTACTGTTGTGGATACTTTATTTGCTTCTACGATTGTGATGTTAAAAAGATTCAAGCTCATTAAACGGGGTCTCCAAAATATGGTAATTGGTGATGAATGGTCTACTTATAGAGAAGATGACATTTCCAAAGCCTATTTGGTAAAGGAAAAAATTTTGGATGACCTTTGGTGTGATAAGGTTGATTATATCCTTACTTTTACGGAACCTATAAATGATATGCTTCGAATTATGGACACGGATAAACCTACTCTTCACTTGGTTTATGAGATGTGGGATGAAATGATCGAAAAAGTGAATACAAGCATTTATAAGCATGAAGGGAAGAAAGGAGATAAGAGATCAACCTTTTACGAAGTCGTATATGATATTCTTATTGATCGGTGGACTAAGAGTAGTACACCACTTCATTGTATGGCTCATTCTTTAAATCCAAG TGATTGGCTTAATGAGGTTCCAAATCACCTTCCTCCACTTAAAGATGTAGAAATCTCAGAGGAAAGGAATAAATGCTTAAGAAGATATTTTCCTTCTACCGAAGAAAGGAATATGGTTTTCCAAGA AAAAACTCTTCATTATAAAGGAGAGAACAAGATGTGGGATATTAGAGGTGATGTATTTGACTCATTTGAAGGAGTTGGAATTCTTGGAGTTGCTAGCTTATCTCTTGATGAACCGGATATGGAGATGGTAATTTTTGCCAATGAAGAAGAAGATATGGAAAATGCTAATGCTATGAATTGA
- the LOC107914465 gene encoding UDP-glucuronate:xylan alpha-glucuronosyltransferase 1: protein MREIMANLPGSLETRHRLSASIEAIYKRKINKNKVKDVEKPFHVPLQDRHTCCKSPLLKLALLLIVSASFLKLFYSSHLSSTDHLSATTSRSHFMNRWIWGEADSRYVSHVDTNWDDVMKVIEKLDKKNDYQGIGLLNFNTTEITNWKHLIPDANHIVLQLPNADMNITWESLYPEWIDEEQEEDVPVCPTLPKIEVPGKRLDLIAVKLPCRNEGNWSRDVARLHLQLAAANLATSAKGFYPVHVLFVSKCFPIPNMFPCKELVLRKNNVGLYKPDLNVLREKLQLPTGSCELALPIGIKEPTYSGNASREAYATILHSAHVYVCGAIAAAQSIRMSGSTRDLVILVDETISVYHRSGLEAAGWKVRTIQRIRNPKAEKDAYNEWNYSKFRLWQLTDYDKIIFIDADLLILRNIDFLFGMPEISATGNNATLFNSGVMVIEPSNCTFQLLMDHIDVFESYNGGDQGYLNEVFTWWHRIPRHMNFLKHFWIGDEEEVKQKKTRLFGAEPPILYVLHYLGIKPWLCYKDYDCNWNVDIMLEFASDVAHERWWKVHDAMPEKLHQFCMLRSKQKAQLEVDRREAEKANFSDGHWRIKVKDRRRKKCIDNVCSWRSMLKHWGESNWTDDEFYVPTPPAINTASLSGL from the exons ATGAGAGAAATCATGGCAAATTTACCTGGTTCGCTCGAGACCCGACATCGATTATCTGCCTCAAT TGAGGCAATATATAAAAGAAAGATCAACAAAAATAAAGTGAAGGATGTTGAGAAGCCATTCCATGTCCCACTCCAAGACCGCCACACATGCTGCAAATCTCCTCTCCTCAAACTTGCGTTGCTTCTAATTGTTTCTGCCTCTTTTTTAAAGCTTTTCTACTCTTCTCACCTCTCTTCCACTGACCATTTATCTGCCACAACTTCTCG GAGTCATTTCATGAACAGGTGGATATGGGGAGAAGCAGATTCTCGATACGTATCACATGTGGATACCAACTGGGATGATGTAATGAAAGTTATTGAGAAACTGGATAAAAAGAATGATTACCAGGGAATTGGACTTTTGAACTTCAACACTACTGAGATCACTAATTGGAAGCACTTAATCCCTGATGCCAACCACATTGTTCTTCAACTGCCCAATGCTGACATGAATATAACTTGGGAGTCTTTGTATCCTGAATGGATCGATGAGGAGCAAGAAGAAGATGTCCCGGTTTGCCCCACTCTACCGAAGATCGAAGTCCCCGGAAAACGTCTTGATCTGATTGCTGTCAAGCTTCCTTGTAGGAATGAAGGGAATTGGTCTAGGGATGTTGCTCGCTTGCATTTGCAGCTTGCAGCTGCTAATCTTGCAACCTCGGCCAAGGGGTTTTATCCCGTGCATGTTCTTTTTGTTTCGAAATGCTTCCCGATACCGAATATGTTCCCTTGTAAAGAACTTGTCTTACGAAAAAACAATGTCGGGTTATACAAACCAGACTTGAATGTGTTGAGAGAAAAGCTTCAGCTTCCAACTGGTTCTTGTGAACTTGCACTCCCAATTGGGATCAAAG AGCCAACATATTCAGGGAATGCATCTCGAGAAGCATATGCAACGATTCTGCATTCAGCTCACGTATATGTATGTGGGGCTATAGCTGCGGCTCAAAGCATCCGCATGTCTGGTTCGACTCGAGACCTCGTGATACTCGTTGACGAGACTATCAGTGTTTATCATAGGAGTGGACTTGAGGCAGCGGGATGGAAAGTCAGGACGATTCAGAGGATCAGGaatccaaaagccgaaaaagaTGCTTACAACGAATGGAACTACAGCAAGTTCCGGTTATGGCAGCTCACGGATTATGACAAAATCATATTCATCGATGCCGATCTCTTAATTCTTCGGAACATTGATTTCTTATTCGGGATGCCTGAAATATCGGCAACAGGAAACAATGCCACACTTTTCAACTCAGGTGTTATGGTCATTGAGCCTTCAAATTGCACCTTCCAGCTCTTGATGGATCACATTGATGTGTTTGAGTCATACAATGGTGGGGATCAAGGGTACCTAAACGAGGTCTTCACATGGTGGCACCGGATTCCTCGGCACATGAACTTCCTAAAACATTTCTGGATCGGGGACGAAGAAGAAGTTAAGCAAAAGAAAACTCGCCTTTTTGGGGCGGAACCGCCGATCCTTTACGTACTTCACTACCTAGGTATAAAACCATGGCTGTGCTACAAGGACTATGACTGCAACTGGAATGTGGATATAATGCTAGAGTTCGCTAGCGATGTGGCACATGAAAGGTGGTGGAAAGTCCATGATGCAATGCCAGAGAAATTACACCAATTCTGCATGTTGAGATCGAAGCAAAAGGCACAGTTAGAGGTTGATAGAAGGGAGGCTGAGAAGGCGAATTTCAGTGACGGCCattggagaatcaaagttaaggACAGGCGAAGGAAGAAATGTATAGACAATGTATGCTCATGGAGAAGTATGTTAAAACACTGGGGTGAAAGTAACTGGACTGATGATGAATTCTATGTTCCAACACCGCCAGCAATCAACACTGCTTCACTCTCGGGCTTATGA
- the LOC107915841 gene encoding cell wall / vacuolar inhibitor of fructosidase 2, with amino-acid sequence MTSSLYMFLLISLILTSLTNGDAGLIQTTCKTTKYADLCVSILHSDPTSLNSDTKGLALILIRVATANATATSTFLSSQLLTTTNDTTLKTVLKECSHMYAFSGDALRASVQDFASESYDYAYMHVMAAADYPNACRNAFRRYPKLIYPQAIASREDELKHICDVVLGLTDHLGF; translated from the coding sequence ATGACCTCTTCTCTTTACATGTTCCTTCTCATCTCCCTAATCTTAACATCACTCACCAACGGAGATGCTGGTTTAATCCAAACCACTTGCAAAACCACCAAGTATGCTGACCTTTGTGTCTCCATCCTCCACTCCGATCCTACCAGTCTGAATTCAGACACAAAGGGCCTGGCCCTGATCTTGATCCGAGTTGCAACGGCTAATGCCACGGCAACATCGACCTTCTTATCATCCCAATTGCTTACTACCACAAATGACACTACCCTAAAGACAGTTCTAAAAGAATGCTCCCACATGTACGCTTTTTCCGGTGATGCTCTTCGAGCTTCGGTTCAAGATTTTGCCTCGGAATCCTATGATTACGCCTATATGCATGTTATGGCTGCCGCCGATTACCCGAACGCTTGCCGTAATGCGTTCAGAAGGTATCCGAAGCTGATCTATCCGCAAGCAATTGCAAGTAGGGAAGATGAGTTGAAACATATTTGTGATGTGGTATTAGGTCTGACCGATCATCTTGGTTTTTAA